The sequence CGTTCCTCGCCTCGGACGAGTCGTCATACACCACGGGTGCCGAGTTCGTGGCCGACGGCGGGCTCCTTTCCGGACCGGGATACTAAGATGACCTTGCGGGATCGAGGAGCGGCCGTGGCCGGCGAGAGTAGCGACGCGGAGGGCGAGGACTGGTGAACCAGCGCGCCACAGTGGCGATGCCACCCGCGGACGTCGAGGAACACTTGGCCCACGGCCGGAAGCTCCAGCTCGCCACCGTGAACCGGGACGGCACGCCACACCTGGTCAGCATGTTCTATGCGATGCATGCCGGACGCATCGCCTTCTGGACCTACCACGCTTCCCAGAAGGCCCGGAACCTGACTCGCGACCCACGGGTGACCTGCCTGGTCGAGGAGGGCGACGGCTACTTCGAGCTGCGCGGCGTTCAGGTAACCGGCGAGGTCACCCGGATCGACGATCTGGCCGGGGTGGCCGCTGTCGGCCGCCTGATCGCCGCGCGGATGCCCAGCCCCCTGGTGGTGGGTGATCTACCGCCCGGTGAGGTAGCAGCGGCACTCGACGGCTATGTCGAGCACGCGGCGGCCAAGCGGGCGGCCTACCTGGTCGAGCCACGGCGGGTGGTCAGCTGGGACCATCGCCGGCTGACGACCTGAGCCGTTCGGCCGCGCCCTGAGTGCCGTGGCGCAGCAGCGCTACTACACCTGGGTCGGGGGCGACACCTGCGCCCGCACATCTGCAAGATAGCCCGGCCACTCGCCACCGCCGTGCACCGCCACCGCCGCCCCGGTCACATAGGAGGCCAGCGGAGAGGCCAACAGCAGACAGACTCCGGCCACCTCGGCTGGCGTCGCGGGGCGCCCCAGGGGAACGGTGCGCGCCACCGCTGCCGGGTCCAGCTGGAGGCCCGCGTCCCCGACCACCGGGCCGGGGACAACACTGTTCACCCGCACCGCCGGCGCCCACTCGGCGGCCAGACTCGTCGCCAGATGGTGCAGTCCAGCCTTGGCAGCGC comes from Salinispora tropica CNB-440 and encodes:
- a CDS encoding pyridoxamine 5'-phosphate oxidase family protein, whose protein sequence is MNQRATVAMPPADVEEHLAHGRKLQLATVNRDGTPHLVSMFYAMHAGRIAFWTYHASQKARNLTRDPRVTCLVEEGDGYFELRGVQVTGEVTRIDDLAGVAAVGRLIAARMPSPLVVGDLPPGEVAAALDGYVEHAAAKRAAYLVEPRRVVSWDHRRLTT